From Campylobacter pinnipediorum subsp. caledonicus:
TGCGGTAATTATAGTGTTGTTTAATACACCTTCTGATATATGCATTAGTTATCTTTTTTTCTTGATTTAATTAATGATAATACACCAAAAATTCCAAAAATAATACCAATTGCGCTAAGAGCACCAAAGTATTTTTGAAATACTGGCTGTTCAAATTTTGCAATTTCAAAATCATTTGCCACATCTATCTTAAATTCTTTTATGTGTTCGCCATGGTCGCTACCAGCTGTTATTTTTACATTGTAGGTTCCGGCAGATTGCGGTAAAAATGCAAAATTACCTTTGCTATCCATTCTACTATTTACAAATGCAAGAGCAGAATCTCCCTCAAAAATTTCAATCTTTGCATATGCGGCAGGTACGCTTTTTGTGAAATTTGCATTTATTATTATAGCTTTGCCCTCTTTTGCTTCATAAAAAAGACCATGTGAAAACAAAAAAGAGCAAATAAATGCCAATGTAACAAAAAATTTCACTATTTTACCTCAAAAGATATAGAGCTTTGGATAAATAAAGTATGTGCATCTGGGTCATTAAATAATGGCTCTTCGCCTCTTGCTGCAATTATATTTAGCCCTTTTTCTTTGATAGGAATTAAAGCTATACCAAATTCATTAGTTAAGTTATCAAGGTCTTCATTTGCTGTTTCAAATGCTACACCTTTTGCTGGTTTGCCATCTTTTAATACCAAAACAGGTAAAGAGTCACCAACTTTAACTTTTAAAGGATCGTTTAGCGCTATTACTTCTAGTTTTAAACCTATCGGATCTAAAAATTTCTCGTTCCAAGAAAAATATGTTTTTCCTATTTTAACACTCTTGATGTCATCAAACACAACATCATCTATTTTTGTTTTATTTCCATTTTTGTATCCGGCATCTGTTTGAACCCAGTATTTTGCATCAAAAACTGTTACCATTATGGCAGGTGCTTTTTCTGTTAGAATTTCAGGTTTTTTCGAATCATCATTATAATTATATTTTATACCTGTTTTTATTCGATCTAAATTTTCATCGTAAGCTTTGGCTCCAAGAAGTTGGTTTGAGTTATAATCGTCAAATTGCGTGTGTGCCCAGAATTTAGCTTCAAATTTATTTTTTCCAACACTGCTTGCTATAATTTGATGAGCATTTGCATTTACGGCAAAACCTAGTGTTGCAACAACGGCTAAAGATAATATTTTTTTAAGCATTTTGAGCCTCCAAATAATAAATTTTTAAAAATAGTATTATAAAACCACAAAGTTTAAAAAGTTATTAAATAATAAAGCCTGCTATCTTAAGTCATTTTTAGTAAATACTAACTTTAAATTCTAATTGTATAAATTCAAATATTTATTAAAATATAAAATTAATATTTTTTTATAAAGATAATTTTTATTATTTTTATAAAATTGCTTTTTTATATAGTATAATTAGAAATGTAATTTTTTAATAACAAGGAGGAATTATGAGAATTATTCATACAGATGAAATAAAAAAGGTTGTAAGTGAGCTTTGTAAAAAAGCCTGTTATGTTATTACTCCTGATATGAAAGAAGCTTTTATAAAAGCTACACAAACAGAAACATCACCTTTAGCAAAGGATATTTTATTTAAATTGTTGCAAAACTCAGAACTAGCTGAAAAAAAAGTAGCTCCAATATGTCAAGATACTGGAATGACTGTTGTATTTTTGGAGATAGGACAAGATGTAAGAATAGAAGGTGAGTATATAGAAGATGCTGTAAATGCTGGTGTAGCAGATGGTTACGTCGGTGGTTATTTGAGAAAATCAGTTGTTGCTGAACCACTTTTTGAAAGAAAAAATACTACAAATAATACCCCAGCCGTTATAAACACAAAGATTGTCCCTGGTGACAAAATCAAAATAAAAGTAGCCCCAAAAGGCTTTGGTAGTGAAAATAAATCTATTTTAAAAATGCTTGTTCCTGCCGATGGAATAGAGGGTGTTAAAAAAGTTTTTTTAGATGCTGTAAAGTTGGCTGGACCAAATGCTTGCCCACCAATGGTTATTGGTGTTGGAATAGGTGGCACTATGGATAAAGCCGCTCTTTTGTCAAAACATGCAGCTGTTCGTTCTATTGATAGTAAAAATAGTGATGAGAGATATGCAAAACTAGAAGAAGAGTTGCTAGAACTTGCTAGAAAAACAGGCGTAGGTCCTCAGGGTTTAGGCGGAGATACTACAGCCGTAAAGGTAAATATAGAATGGTATCCAACTCATATCGCAGGTCTTCCTGTTGCTATAAATATAAATTGTCACGCTGCTCGCCACGCTGATGCTGAAATTTAAGGAGTTTAGTTATGTCAGATATAAAAAAAATACAAGCACCTTTTGATAAAGAGGTAGTAAAAAGCCTAAAAGCTGGAGATAATATTTTAATATCAGGAACTATTATTGCTGCAAGAGATGCTGCTCACAAGGCTTTGATAGAAACATTGCAAAGAGGTGAGAGTTTGCCGGTAAAATTGGCTGGAGAGACTATATATTATTTGGGACCAAGTCCTGCTAAACCGGGAGAGGTTATAGGTGCAGCAGGCCCTACGACAAGCGGAAGAATGGATAAATATACGCCCACTATGATAAATGAAGTTGGTATAAATGGCATGATAGGTAAAGGATATAGGTCGCAAGATGTTGTTGATGCTATGAAAAAATCAGGCTGTGTTTATATGGTAGCTATAGGTGGTGCCGGTGCTTTGATAAGTCAGAGTATAAAAAAATATGAGGTTTTAGCCTATCCTGAGCTTGGGCCAGAGGCAATAGCAAGACTTACTGTTGAGGATTTTCCAGCTATAGTTGCGATTGATTGCGAAGGTAATAATTTTTATGAGGTAGGACAAGAACCGTATAAAAAGATATAGATAAAAAATAATGTCTTTGGCTAAAACCAAAGACATTTAGAAAGAATTATTTTTCTATCATTAGATTCATATCAACTTTAGCTTCGCTCCAAGTTTTTCCACTATGTAAAGCTTTACACTCTTGTGCGAACTTATTGAAAGTTTCATTTAAGCTAAAATCAAGAACATCTAAAACAGCGCTAGCTGCTAGCTTTCCATCTTTTACTTCATAAGGAGCGTTATAAGTTTTTGTTACTCCATTTGCTGTGATTTCAAGAGTAAATTCGCCCTTGTTTTCATCACCTTTTACATCAACGATTTTTGCCATTATTGCTTCATTTTTGAAAATAGAAGCAATTCTTTTGTCGCGAAGTGGATTTTTTGTAGTTAAACCAGTTGATTCAATTTTTATATCAATTGTTTTAGCAAAGTCAATAAAACTATCTTTTTTTTCTGATTTAAATTCAAATTTTTTAAATGTTCCGCCAACAGCAGTTTTATTTTCCATTTTATATCCTGTGAAACTTAGCTCAGGATCCATTTTTGCATTAAAAGCAAACGCACCAGTAGCAAATAAAGATGCTACAACAACACTAGAAATAATTTTTTTCATTTTCCATCCTAATATTAAAAATAAGTATCAAGATTATACAATGAATAAAATAATTATTTTCTTAATTTGTATTTTTTATTAAAAAAAATTTTTTTGATTTAAGATTGATGAGAGTTGTTTTTAAGTTATAGTAAGTAGTTAATTTTATTCTGTTAATTATAATGTATATTGTGTTTATTTTGTTTAAATTAATATATTTTGGTGCTGCAATTACAGTTTATATAAAATTATTATTTAACTTTTTTGTAATACTTTTTTGCGTATCGATGTTTTTAAAATCCTAATGCCCATTGGTAGAATGGTGTTATTTCGCATCTTATGCCCTCTTGGCTTACTTCATCGTAGTTTGATACACTTATGACTTGAAGTTTGCTTATATTGAGTTCTTTAAGGACTGAACGAAGTTTTTGAAATTTTAAAAATACTATTTCGCTTATTCCGAAAGGCACACATAAAATAGCTATTTTTCTATTTGGCAGATAAAAATCAAACTCTTTTGTGTAGAATATATCCGTTTTTAATTTTAGTAACTCACAAAAAACAGCATTTTTAAATACAGAGTTGAAATCTTTTTTTAAAATCAAGCTATTTTTTAGTGCGAAATTTGAAAAAAACACTCTTTTTTTGGCTTTTGATTCATTAAATTTGCCTATATTTATAATAAAACCATTTTGTTCTAACTCGTAAATTTTATTGTATACACTATCTTTTGAAACTTTTGTTTTTGCTTTTATGTTTTTATAGATTTCAAAGCTGTTTAGTTCAGATGATATTTGAAAAGCACACTCTTTTAGTAACTCTATCTTTTGATATTCAAGACCTCTTTTTAATTCGTTTTGTAAAAACTCAGAGTTTTCAGTTGGATCTAAAAATGCACTTTTTACAGCTCCTCCGTGTGCTAAAAAATGGCTAAAAAGCATTGATTGGTCTATGTTTTTTTTAAAAAATGATATAAATTCCTCGTAGTCTAGATAGTTCAGTTTTAGGTTTGAAAAACCATCTATTTTTAGATTTGTATCATATGTTGAAAAAACTATTTTTTCGCAATGCTTAAAACAGCTTGTCAAATTTGCTATATCATTTTGGCTAATATTTTCAATAGCTAAAACCTTGATATTATTTTTTGTGATAAAAGCTTGTAAGTTTTTTAAGACTTGGTTTTTGTCTATTCTTGTATCGGTTAGGTTTATATAAAGTCTATCATTTTGTTTAAATTTGTTTAAATACTCAGATATTAGTGAAGTTTTACCACTTCCTATACAGCCTGATATTATAGTTTTTGCTGATGTGATAAAAACTTTTCGGTTTATAAATTTGAAATTTTTTAAAGGTGTTTGATAAAAAAAGTCTAAATCATTCATTTTTTTCCTTATTATAAGGAATGATTATATCACAAAATAGTCTTATTTTTTATTACTAAATACTGTGTTGGTGCCATCAACTCTAAGATAAATTTTATCCCTACCTTTATACATTGTTATGAGTTTTATCTTTTTTGTTTCGTTATTGTATGTTATTATTTTTTCATAAGGCTTACTCATAAACAAAAACTCGCCTATCTGTTTTCCTATGTATTCGTTCCAGGAACAAACACAAGCCATAAGACAAATCAGATAAGAAACCATAATAAACTTTTTAAATCTAAAATATAGCAAAAGATAACCAAGTGCTATTGATATAGGCAAAAGAATATAAAAATTTATATTATCAACAAATATCACATTAAAAAACTCATTTATCGCATAATAATCAAAGTAATTAATCTTTATTCCAACAAAAATTGTAAATAAAATAGATAGTGATAACAGCAAACCTACGCAAAATGAGTTAATTAATTTCACAAATTTCCTTAAAAGTGCAATCAGGATAAAATCCTAATCGCACTCTATTTTTAATGCTTTGATAGATAGTTGGTATCGTAATTATTTGATATAAAATCTTTGTTTTTCATCATTTGTATATGAAAATCACGAGTTGTTTTTATGCCACCTATTACGAGTTGTTCGAGCGCTATACGCATTTTGTGAATAGCTTTTTCTCTATTGCTATCCCAAACTATAAGTTTTCCTATCATACTATCATAATACGGTGGGACATTGTATCCTTGATATACGTGGCTATCCATTCTTATGTTTCTTCCGCCCGGACATATGTATTTTGTTATCTCTCCAGGACTTGGGACAAAGCTATTTGGATCTTCTGCTGTGATACGGCACTCTATTGCATGACCATTTAAGTTTATGCTCTCTTGAGGCGGTAGTTTCTCACCTTGTGCTATTCTTATCATCCATTCAATAAGATCAAGTCCACTTACCATTTCGCTAACACAATGCTCAACTTGCAAGCGAGTATTCATCTCAATAAAATAAAAATTTAAATCCTTATCAACCAAAAACTCAAATGTTCCAGCACCCTCATATCCTATAGCTTTTGTAGCTTTTACTGCTGTTTCGTGAAGTTTTTGTCTTGTTTTTTCATCAAGCAACACAGCCGGGCTTTCTTCTATAAGTTTTTGGTGCCTTCTTTGCATAGAACAATCTCTTTCACCAACGTGAATAACATTTCCATGGCTGTCACCAAGAACTTGAACTTCTATGTGTCTTGGGTTTAAGATGTATTTTTCCATATACATAGTTCCGTCGCCAAATGCTGTTACTGCTTCACTTTCAGCTGACCAGAATGCCTTTTCTAGATCCTCTTCTTTTTCAACAACACGCATTCCTCTTCCGCCACCACCAGCTGCGGCTTTGATTATCACAGGATAGCCTATTTTACTTGCTAATTCTTTTGCAAATTTAACATCTTTTATAGCGCCATCAGAACCCGGTATTACAGGAACTCCGGCTCTTTGCATTACTTGCTTAGCCTTGCTTTTATCACTCATTATAGCCATAGCTTGTATGCTTGGTCCTATAAATTTTAATTTATGGTATTCACAAATTTCAACGAAATTCTGATTTTCACTTAAAAATCCATATCCGGGAAATATTGCATCAGCTTCACTTATTTCAGCTGCTGAAATAATTGCTGGTATATTTAGGTAACTATCGCTTGAACGAGGATTTCCTATACAAATGGCTGCATCAGCGTATTTTACATAAAGGGCATCTTTATCGGCTGTAGAATAAACTACTATTGCCTCTTTGCCCATTTCTTTTATAGTTTTTAATGCACGAAGAGCTATCTCTCCTCTATTTGCTATTAAAATTTTATTTATTTGCATTATAGTTTCTCCACCGCAAATAATGCCATACCAAACTCAATCGGCTGACCATCAGCTACTAAAATTTCAGAAATTTGACAATCATATTCAGCCTCTAAGTCATTCATGATTTTCATCGCTTCAATAATGCCTATAACTTCGCCTTTTCTTACCTTCTGCCCAACTTTTACAAAAGATGAAGCACCTGGGCTAGGGGCTGAATAAAATGTTCCTACCATAGGTGAGTTTAATGTGTTTTTGGCAGTTGTTGCTGGTTTTTCATTTACAACTTGAACATTTATAGGTGTTGGTGCTGGTGAAGCAACTGGTGCGGCTGGTTTTTCCGATACCTCTGTCTGTTTTTCAAGCTCAATTTCAAAATCGCCTTCTTTTATACGAATTTTGTTTATGTCTTTTTTTTCAAATAGCTCAATTATATGTTCGATATCTTCTTTTTTCATAAAAATCTCCTAAAATTACAAATCAAAATGCTACTATTTTATCAAAAAATATCAAATTTAAAGCTTACTTTTGTTTTTGCAGTATAAAAAATATCATTATTTGGTTATCTTAGATATAAAGTTTTTATCTAAAAAACGATATATTTCATTATAAATAGTTTTAAAATTAAGCTTTATATTATGGTATAATTTTACGAAATTTGATCAAGGAAAAAAATGGGACTTAAAAGCGATACTTGGATAAGAAAGATGAGTTTAGAACACGATATGATTTCACCTTTTTGTGAAGAACAGATAGGTAAGGGTGTTGTTAGTTATGGACTTTCAAGCTATGGATATGATATCAGGGTTGGCGATGAGTTTAAAATTTTTACAAATATAGGTGGAACGATAGTTGATCCAAAAAATTTTAATGAAAAAAATGTAGTTGATTTTAAGGGAGATGTTTGCATTGTTCCACCAAATTCTTTTGCTCTTGCAAGGACTATTGAGTATTTTAATATGCCAAATGATGTTTTAGCTATTTGTCTTGGCAAAAGCACATACGCAAGATGTGGAATAATAGTAAATGTTACACCTTTTGAGCCAGGTTTTAAGGGTCATATAACAATTGAAATTTCAAACACCACCCCTTTGCCGGCTAAAATTTATGCAAATGAAGGTATAGCGCAGGTATTGTTTTTGCAAGGCGATGAGGCTTGTGAAGTAACTTATGCTGATAAAAATGGAAAATATCAAAGCCAAGAGGGTATAACACTGCCTAGAATTTTAAAATAATTTAATTTTAAAATATATTTTTGGTTTATATGAGAAAGGAAAAGTATGTTTGATGGTAAAAGTATCTTAATAACCGGAGGAACTGGATCTTTTGGTAAAAAATACGCGGAAATTTTATTAAAAAAATATAAACCAAAAAGATTGATTATATATTCAAGAGATGAATTAAAACAATACGAGATGTCTCAGGTTTTTAAACATCAAGCGATGAGATATTTTATAGGCGATGTTCGCGATGAAGTTCGTTTGACAACTGCTATGCGCGAGGTTGATTATGTTATTCATGCTGCTGCTATGAAGCACGTGCCTATAGCTGAGTATAATCCAATGGAGTGTATAAAGACAAATATAAATGGCGCTCAAAATGTTATTAATGCTGCAATAGAATGCAAAGTAAAAAAAGTAATAGCTCTTTCTACTGATAAGGCTTGCAATCCTGTAAATTTATACGGTGCAACAAAACTAGCAAGTGATAAACTTTTTGTTGCTGCAAATAATATAGTAGGCTCTTTGCATACTCGTTTTAGTGTTGTGAGATATGGAAATGTAGTTGGTTCAAGAGGTTCTGTTGTGCCGTTTTTTAAAAAGCTAATCTCAGAGGGCGCAAAAGAGCTACCTATAACACATATGGATATGACAAGATTTTGGATAACCCTAGAGCAAGGCGTTTCGTTTGTGCTAAAAAACTTTGAAAGAATGAAGGGCGGAGAGATTTTTATACCAAAAATTCCTTCTATGTCTATGCCTGATCTTGCTAAGGCTCTCGCACCTGATTTGGGTATAAATATCATAGGTATAAGACCCGGTGAAAAGATGCACGAGGTTATGATTTCAAAAGATGATGCTCATCTTACATATGAGTTTGATGACCATTATGTGATTAGTCCATCTATTCAGTTTCTTACGCCTTCTGATTTTTCTACAAATTTACTTGGAGAAAAAGGCAAGAAAGTAAAAGATGAATTTGAGTATAGCTCGGATAAAAATCACTTGTGGCTTGACAAAAACTCTTTGTTGGAGATGATAAAATGATACCTTATAGTAAGCAACAAATAATTCAAAGTGATATTGATGCCGTTTGCGAAGCTTTGAAGGGGGATTTTTTAACTGGCGGTAAAAACGTAGATGCCTTTGAAGATGCGCTTTGCGAGTATCTTGGGGTAAAAAATGTAGTTGTTATGAACTCCGCTACTTCTGCGCTTCATGTAGCTTATACTATTTTTGGCATAAAGCAACAAGATGAGGTTATAACAACTCCGATAACCTTTGCAGCTACTGCCAATGCCGCTTTGATGTGTGGTGCTGATGTTAAGTTTTGTGATGTAAAAGATGATGGAAATATAGATGAGAGTTTGATACAAAATTTGATAAATAGCCAAACAAAGGTTATAAGTGTTGTTGATTTTGGTGGAAATCCAGTTGAGATACAAAACATAATAAACACAGCAAAAAAACACGGCATAAAAGTCCTTGATGATGCCTCTCATGCTCTTGGAAGTGAGATAGATGGTGTTAAGGTTGGAAATCATGCTGATATTAGTGTGTTTAGTTTTCATGCTATAAAACCAATTACTACATTTGAGGGTGGGGCCATAGTCACAAATAGCGATGAATATGCAAACTTAGCCAGACTTTATCGCTCTCACGGCATATCAAAAACAGAGCTTTGGGATAGCGATATGAGTTTGCTTGGCTATAATTATAGGCTTAGCGATGTTGCTTGTGCTTTGGGTGTAAATCAGCTTAAGAGGCTTGATGATATGATAGCTGTTCGTGAGGAAATAGCTCAGTTTTATGACGAGAGTTTTAAAGATAATGAGTTTTTTAAAACGATAAAAATACCATCAAATAAAAAAAGCTCAAGACATTTGTATCCTATCATATTAGATGAAAAATTAGCAAGATTTAAAAAAGAAATTTTTATCAAACTCCATGAGCTTGGTATCGGTGTTCAAGTGCATTATAAGCCAACATATGAGTTTAGTTTTTATAAACAAAAATACAAAGATATAAGCCTTAAAAATGCTGAGAATTTTTATAGTCGCGAGCTTAGTTTACCTTGTCATCAAGGTATGAGCTTATCAGATGCAAGGTTTGTGTCTGAAAAACTGCTTGGTGTATTGAAAGAGATTTTAAAATGAATTTATGTGTAATTCCGGCTCGTGGTGGAAGCAAAAGAATACCCAAAAAAAATATTAAAGATTTTTTAGGAAAACCACTTATAGCTTATAGCATCCAAACAGCCTTAAGCTCAAAGATATTTGATGATATTATAGTAAGCACTGATGATAAAGATATAGCTGATGTTGCAATAAAATTTGGTGCAAAAGTGCCATTTTTTAGAGATGAAAAATTAAGCGATGATTATGCTTCTAGTATTGATGTTGTGATAGATGCTATAAAGAAAATGGATGAAAGATATCAAAATATATGCTGTTTGTATGCAACCGCACCTTTGTTAAAATATCAAATTCTAATGAAAGCTTATGATGAATTTATAAGCTCAAATAGCAATTTTTTATTTTCTGTTTGCGAGTTTTCTTATCCGATACAAAGAGCCTTAATGCTTGATGAAAACAAAGCTGTAAGTATGTTTTATCCGGATTATTTTAACTCTCGTTCGCAGGATTTGCAAAAGGCATATCACGATGCCGGCCAATTTTATTTTGGTAAAAGAGAGGCTTGGCTGAGTAATAAAAACATTTTTAAAGATAATTCAAGAGCATTTGTTTTACCTTATAATTTGGTTTGTGATATAGACACATTGCAAGATTTTGAATTTGCACAAAAGCTCTATCAGATAAATGCTATTTGAAAAAATACAAAACCTAAAAACACTAATCCGTTCAGACAGTAGCTCAGATATAGGGCT
This genomic window contains:
- the pseF gene encoding pseudaminic acid cytidylyltransferase; amino-acid sequence: MNLCVIPARGGSKRIPKKNIKDFLGKPLIAYSIQTALSSKIFDDIIVSTDDKDIADVAIKFGAKVPFFRDEKLSDDYASSIDVVIDAIKKMDERYQNICCLYATAPLLKYQILMKAYDEFISSNSNFLFSVCEFSYPIQRALMLDENKAVSMFYPDYFNSRSQDLQKAYHDAGQFYFGKREAWLSNKNIFKDNSRAFVLPYNLVCDIDTLQDFEFAQKLYQINAI
- a CDS encoding YceI family protein produces the protein MKKIISSVVVASLFATGAFAFNAKMDPELSFTGYKMENKTAVGGTFKKFEFKSEKKDSFIDFAKTIDIKIESTGLTTKNPLRDKRIASIFKNEAIMAKIVDVKGDENKGEFTLEITANGVTKTYNAPYEVKDGKLAASAVLDVLDFSLNETFNKFAQECKALHSGKTWSEAKVDMNLMIEK
- the dcd gene encoding dCTP deaminase, translating into MGLKSDTWIRKMSLEHDMISPFCEEQIGKGVVSYGLSSYGYDIRVGDEFKIFTNIGGTIVDPKNFNEKNVVDFKGDVCIVPPNSFALARTIEYFNMPNDVLAICLGKSTYARCGIIVNVTPFEPGFKGHITIEISNTTPLPAKIYANEGIAQVLFLQGDEACEVTYADKNGKYQSQEGITLPRILK
- a CDS encoding Fe-S-containing hydro-lyase — protein: MSDIKKIQAPFDKEVVKSLKAGDNILISGTIIAARDAAHKALIETLQRGESLPVKLAGETIYYLGPSPAKPGEVIGAAGPTTSGRMDKYTPTMINEVGINGMIGKGYRSQDVVDAMKKSGCVYMVAIGGAGALISQSIKKYEVLAYPELGPEAIARLTVEDFPAIVAIDCEGNNFYEVGQEPYKKI
- a CDS encoding fumarate hydratase gives rise to the protein MRIIHTDEIKKVVSELCKKACYVITPDMKEAFIKATQTETSPLAKDILFKLLQNSELAEKKVAPICQDTGMTVVFLEIGQDVRIEGEYIEDAVNAGVADGYVGGYLRKSVVAEPLFERKNTTNNTPAVINTKIVPGDKIKIKVAPKGFGSENKSILKMLVPADGIEGVKKVFLDAVKLAGPNACPPMVIGVGIGGTMDKAALLSKHAAVRSIDSKNSDERYAKLEEELLELARKTGVGPQGLGGDTTAVKVNIEWYPTHIAGLPVAININCHAARHADAEI
- a CDS encoding acetyl-CoA carboxylase biotin carboxylase subunit, whose product is MQINKILIANRGEIALRALKTIKEMGKEAIVVYSTADKDALYVKYADAAICIGNPRSSDSYLNIPAIISAAEISEADAIFPGYGFLSENQNFVEICEYHKLKFIGPSIQAMAIMSDKSKAKQVMQRAGVPVIPGSDGAIKDVKFAKELASKIGYPVIIKAAAGGGGRGMRVVEKEEDLEKAFWSAESEAVTAFGDGTMYMEKYILNPRHIEVQVLGDSHGNVIHVGERDCSMQRRHQKLIEESPAVLLDEKTRQKLHETAVKATKAIGYEGAGTFEFLVDKDLNFYFIEMNTRLQVEHCVSEMVSGLDLIEWMIRIAQGEKLPPQESINLNGHAIECRITAEDPNSFVPSPGEITKYICPGGRNIRMDSHVYQGYNVPPYYDSMIGKLIVWDSNREKAIHKMRIALEQLVIGGIKTTRDFHIQMMKNKDFISNNYDTNYLSKH
- the pseB gene encoding UDP-N-acetylglucosamine 4,6-dehydratase (inverting), which produces MFDGKSILITGGTGSFGKKYAEILLKKYKPKRLIIYSRDELKQYEMSQVFKHQAMRYFIGDVRDEVRLTTAMREVDYVIHAAAMKHVPIAEYNPMECIKTNINGAQNVINAAIECKVKKVIALSTDKACNPVNLYGATKLASDKLFVAANNIVGSLHTRFSVVRYGNVVGSRGSVVPFFKKLISEGAKELPITHMDMTRFWITLEQGVSFVLKNFERMKGGEIFIPKIPSMSMPDLAKALAPDLGINIIGIRPGEKMHEVMISKDDAHLTYEFDDHYVISPSIQFLTPSDFSTNLLGEKGKKVKDEFEYSSDKNHLWLDKNSLLEMIK
- the accB gene encoding acetyl-CoA carboxylase biotin carboxyl carrier protein; translated protein: MKKEDIEHIIELFEKKDINKIRIKEGDFEIELEKQTEVSEKPAAPVASPAPTPINVQVVNEKPATTAKNTLNSPMVGTFYSAPSPGASSFVKVGQKVRKGEVIGIIEAMKIMNDLEAEYDCQISEILVADGQPIEFGMALFAVEKL
- a CDS encoding ATP-binding protein, whose protein sequence is MNDLDFFYQTPLKNFKFINRKVFITSAKTIISGCIGSGKTSLISEYLNKFKQNDRLYINLTDTRIDKNQVLKNLQAFITKNNIKVLAIENISQNDIANLTSCFKHCEKIVFSTYDTNLKIDGFSNLKLNYLDYEEFISFFKKNIDQSMLFSHFLAHGGAVKSAFLDPTENSEFLQNELKRGLEYQKIELLKECAFQISSELNSFEIYKNIKAKTKVSKDSVYNKIYELEQNGFIINIGKFNESKAKKRVFFSNFALKNSLILKKDFNSVFKNAVFCELLKLKTDIFYTKEFDFYLPNRKIAILCVPFGISEIVFLKFQKLRSVLKELNISKLQVISVSNYDEVSQEGIRCEITPFYQWALGF
- the pseC gene encoding UDP-4-amino-4,6-dideoxy-N-acetyl-beta-L-altrosamine transaminase, with the protein product MIPYSKQQIIQSDIDAVCEALKGDFLTGGKNVDAFEDALCEYLGVKNVVVMNSATSALHVAYTIFGIKQQDEVITTPITFAATANAALMCGADVKFCDVKDDGNIDESLIQNLINSQTKVISVVDFGGNPVEIQNIINTAKKHGIKVLDDASHALGSEIDGVKVGNHADISVFSFHAIKPITTFEGGAIVTNSDEYANLARLYRSHGISKTELWDSDMSLLGYNYRLSDVACALGVNQLKRLDDMIAVREEIAQFYDESFKDNEFFKTIKIPSNKKSSRHLYPIILDEKLARFKKEIFIKLHELGIGVQVHYKPTYEFSFYKQKYKDISLKNAENFYSRELSLPCHQGMSLSDARFVSEKLLGVLKEILK
- a CDS encoding DUF4198 domain-containing protein; the protein is MLKKILSLAVVATLGFAVNANAHQIIASSVGKNKFEAKFWAHTQFDDYNSNQLLGAKAYDENLDRIKTGIKYNYNDDSKKPEILTEKAPAIMVTVFDAKYWVQTDAGYKNGNKTKIDDVVFDDIKSVKIGKTYFSWNEKFLDPIGLKLEVIALNDPLKVKVGDSLPVLVLKDGKPAKGVAFETANEDLDNLTNEFGIALIPIKEKGLNIIAARGEEPLFNDPDAHTLFIQSSISFEVK